One Roseomonas gilardii subsp. gilardii genomic region harbors:
- a CDS encoding branched-chain amino acid ABC transporter substrate-binding protein, whose amino-acid sequence MLTVNRRVILGAALAAPAILGSRAGLAQGAPLRVATVGPLTGQYAAFGAQMRNGAEQAVTDINAAGGVLGQKLALELGDDACDPRQAVSVANQMAGRQVKLVAGHFCSGSSIPASKVYAEEGVLQISPGSTNPVYTDKGSWNTFRVCGRDDQQGAVAGKYIAANFKDKPVAILHDNSAYGKGLADETKKALNAAGVNEALYAAYTPGEPDYSAIVSRLKAANIAVIYIGGYHTESGKILRQAKEQGMQVTLIGGDALVTNEFWQITGPAGEGTLMTFAPDIRTRPSAAPVVARFKARNVDPEGYTLYTYAAVQIWADAAEKAKTADPQKVAQTLKSGGPWKSVLGETSFDSKGDPTVADYVFYVWKDGNYAQM is encoded by the coding sequence ATGCTCACCGTCAATCGCCGCGTCATCCTCGGGGCAGCCCTCGCCGCGCCCGCCATCCTCGGCAGCCGTGCCGGACTGGCCCAGGGCGCGCCGCTGCGCGTCGCCACGGTCGGGCCGCTGACCGGCCAGTACGCCGCCTTCGGCGCGCAGATGCGCAACGGCGCGGAGCAGGCGGTGACCGACATCAACGCCGCCGGTGGCGTGCTCGGCCAGAAGCTGGCGCTGGAACTGGGCGACGATGCCTGCGACCCGCGCCAGGCGGTCTCCGTGGCCAACCAGATGGCCGGACGGCAGGTGAAGCTGGTGGCCGGGCATTTCTGCTCCGGCTCCTCCATTCCGGCGAGCAAGGTCTATGCCGAGGAGGGCGTGCTGCAGATCAGCCCCGGCTCGACCAACCCGGTCTATACGGACAAGGGGAGCTGGAACACCTTCCGCGTCTGCGGGCGGGACGATCAGCAGGGCGCCGTGGCCGGCAAGTACATCGCCGCGAACTTCAAGGACAAGCCGGTCGCGATCCTCCACGACAACTCCGCCTATGGGAAGGGGCTGGCGGACGAGACCAAGAAGGCGCTGAACGCCGCCGGGGTGAACGAGGCGCTCTATGCCGCCTATACGCCGGGCGAGCCCGATTACAGTGCCATCGTCTCGCGCCTGAAAGCGGCCAATATCGCGGTGATCTATATCGGCGGCTACCACACCGAGTCCGGGAAGATCCTGCGCCAGGCGAAGGAGCAGGGCATGCAGGTCACGCTGATCGGCGGCGACGCCCTGGTGACCAACGAGTTCTGGCAGATCACCGGCCCGGCGGGCGAAGGCACGCTGATGACCTTCGCCCCCGATATCCGCACCCGCCCCAGCGCCGCGCCCGTGGTGGCCCGCTTCAAGGCCCGCAACGTCGATCCGGAGGGCTACACGCTCTACACCTATGCGGCGGTGCAGATCTGGGCTGACGCGGCGGAGAAGGCGAAGACGGCCGACCCGCAGAAGGTGGCCCAGACGCTGAAGTCCGGTGGCCCGTGGAAGTCGGTGCTGGGCGAGACGAGCTTCGACAGCAAGGGCGACCCGACCGTGGCCGACTACGTTTTCTATGTCTGGAAGGACGGCAACTACGCCCAGATGTGA
- a CDS encoding catalase, whose translation MTADPRNGYEPVRLADQEILRGQGGETHQVAGKGVETLTTQQGIPVSDDQNTLKIGARGPALLEDFHFREKIFHFDHERIPERVVHARGFGVHGYFEPTESLAGITAADLFQRPGEKVPVFVRFSTVAGNKGSFDLARDVRGFAVKFYTKEGNWDLVGNNIPVFFIQDAIKFPDLIHAAKQEPDRGFPQAQTAHDNFWDFASLSPESTHMLMWIMSDRAIPRSFRFMEGFGVHTFRFVNAEGKSTYVKFHWKPKLGLQSVVWNEAVKINGADPDFHRRDLWNAIQAGDFPEWELGVQLFDDDFAETFEFDILDATKIIPEEQVPVRIVGRMVLDRTVDNFFAETEQVAFCTQNVVPGIDFTNDPLLQGRNFSYLDTQLKRLGGPNFTHIPVNAPKTQVCNFQQDGHMAMRNPKGRANYEPNSWGAQGGPREDPERGFRSFPAQEQGEKRRIRAELFADHFSQAGQFYRSQTPTEQTHIKDAFVFELSKVETPAIRARIVANLRNVDEELAMKVAEGLRLEPMPEAAPPARPVIRDLPPSPPLSIIQNGPKSFKGRKLGILASDGADAALLKALMAAAQAEGAMVELVAPQVSGIVDSAGTRHEAQQKVNGGPSVLYDAVAVVLSEEGAKLLSKEATAKDFVSDAFAHAKFIAHSAEAKPLLEKAGIDKPDGGVIALGGKADAAAFLKACGELRFWQREPEVHAV comes from the coding sequence ATGACTGCAGATCCCCGGAACGGGTACGAGCCTGTACGGCTGGCTGACCAGGAGATCCTGCGGGGGCAGGGGGGCGAGACCCATCAGGTCGCGGGCAAGGGCGTCGAGACCCTGACGACGCAGCAGGGCATCCCGGTCTCCGACGACCAGAACACGCTGAAGATCGGGGCGCGCGGCCCCGCGCTGCTGGAGGATTTCCACTTTCGCGAGAAGATCTTCCACTTCGATCATGAGCGTATCCCGGAGCGGGTGGTGCATGCGCGCGGCTTCGGCGTCCATGGCTATTTCGAGCCAACGGAATCCCTGGCCGGCATCACCGCGGCGGACCTGTTTCAGCGACCGGGCGAGAAGGTGCCGGTCTTCGTGCGCTTCTCCACGGTGGCCGGTAACAAGGGCTCCTTCGACTTGGCCCGCGACGTGCGCGGCTTCGCGGTGAAGTTCTACACGAAGGAAGGCAACTGGGACCTCGTCGGCAACAACATCCCGGTCTTCTTCATCCAGGACGCGATCAAGTTCCCGGACCTGATCCACGCCGCGAAGCAAGAGCCCGACCGGGGCTTCCCCCAGGCACAGACGGCGCATGACAACTTCTGGGACTTCGCCTCGCTGAGCCCGGAATCCACCCATATGCTGATGTGGATCATGTCCGACCGGGCGATCCCACGCTCCTTCCGCTTCATGGAGGGATTCGGGGTCCATACCTTCCGCTTCGTCAATGCGGAGGGGAAGTCCACCTATGTGAAGTTCCACTGGAAACCGAAGCTCGGCCTGCAATCGGTGGTGTGGAACGAGGCGGTGAAGATCAACGGTGCCGACCCGGATTTCCACCGCCGCGACCTGTGGAACGCGATCCAGGCCGGCGATTTCCCGGAATGGGAGCTGGGCGTGCAGCTTTTCGACGACGACTTCGCCGAGACGTTCGAGTTCGACATCCTGGACGCCACCAAGATCATCCCGGAGGAGCAGGTGCCCGTGCGCATCGTCGGGCGCATGGTGCTGGACCGCACGGTGGACAACTTCTTCGCCGAGACGGAGCAGGTGGCCTTCTGCACGCAGAACGTCGTGCCGGGCATCGACTTCACCAACGACCCGCTGCTGCAGGGGCGCAACTTCTCCTATCTCGACACGCAGCTGAAGCGGCTCGGCGGCCCGAACTTCACCCATATCCCGGTCAATGCGCCGAAGACCCAGGTCTGCAATTTCCAGCAGGACGGGCACATGGCGATGCGCAACCCCAAGGGGCGCGCCAATTACGAGCCCAATTCCTGGGGCGCCCAGGGCGGCCCGCGCGAGGACCCGGAACGTGGCTTCCGCAGCTTCCCGGCGCAGGAGCAGGGCGAGAAGCGGCGCATCCGGGCCGAGCTCTTCGCCGACCATTTCAGCCAGGCGGGCCAGTTCTACCGCAGCCAGACGCCCACGGAGCAGACGCACATCAAGGATGCCTTCGTCTTCGAGCTGAGCAAGGTCGAGACGCCCGCCATCCGCGCCCGCATCGTCGCCAACCTGCGGAACGTGGACGAGGAACTGGCCATGAAGGTGGCCGAGGGGCTGCGGCTGGAGCCGATGCCCGAAGCGGCGCCGCCCGCGCGGCCGGTGATCAGGGACCTACCGCCTTCGCCGCCGCTCAGCATCATCCAGAACGGCCCCAAGAGCTTCAAGGGCCGCAAGCTGGGCATCCTCGCGAGTGATGGTGCCGATGCGGCGCTGCTCAAGGCGCTGATGGCCGCCGCCCAGGCGGAGGGCGCCATGGTGGAGCTGGTCGCGCCGCAGGTCAGCGGCATCGTGGACAGCGCCGGCACCCGGCACGAGGCGCAGCAGAAGGTCAATGGCGGTCCTTCCGTGCTCTATGACGCGGTGGCGGTGGTGCTGTCCGAGGAAGGGGCGAAGCTGCTTTCCAAGGAAGCCACGGCGAAGGACTTCGTCAGTGATGCCTTCGCCCACGCCAAGTTCATCGCGCACAGCGCCGAGGCGAAGCCGCTGCTGGAGAAGGCCGGCATCGACAAGCCCGATGGCGGTGTGATCGCGCTTGGCGGGAAGGCGGATGCGGCGGCCTTCCTCAAGGCCTGCGGCGAACTCCGCTTCTGGCAGCGCGAGCCGGAGGTCCACGCGGTCTGA
- a CDS encoding ABC transporter ATP-binding protein — MSGTVEAPPILEVEGLTMRFGGLVAVDNVSFQARRGQITALIGPNGAGKTTCFNCITGFYRPSSGTIRLHRDTGTEALHRLAGHRIARAGVARTFQNIRLFAGMTVLENLLVAQHNTLMAATGFGIGAVLGLSRYPKAEREAIALAAHWLEETGLLPRADEPAGALPYGDQRRLEIARAMCTNPSLLCLDEPAAGLNPRESEQLAGLVRRIKESGCTVLLIEHDMGVVMGISDRVVVLDHGKLIADDVPAAVRRDPAVIAAYLGEGEEGEEENAA; from the coding sequence ATGAGCGGAACCGTGGAGGCGCCCCCGATCCTGGAGGTCGAGGGGCTGACCATGCGCTTCGGCGGGCTGGTCGCCGTGGACAACGTCTCCTTCCAGGCGCGGCGCGGGCAGATCACGGCGCTGATCGGCCCCAACGGCGCCGGCAAGACCACCTGCTTCAACTGCATCACCGGCTTCTACCGGCCGAGCTCCGGCACCATCCGCCTGCACCGCGACACGGGCACGGAGGCGCTGCACCGGCTGGCAGGGCACCGCATCGCCCGGGCCGGGGTGGCGCGGACCTTCCAGAACATCCGCCTCTTCGCCGGCATGACGGTGCTGGAGAACCTGCTGGTGGCACAGCACAACACGCTGATGGCGGCCACCGGCTTCGGCATCGGCGCGGTGCTGGGCCTGTCACGCTATCCGAAGGCGGAGCGCGAGGCGATCGCGCTGGCGGCGCACTGGCTGGAGGAGACCGGCCTGCTGCCCCGCGCCGACGAGCCCGCCGGCGCCCTGCCCTATGGCGACCAGCGGCGGCTGGAGATCGCGCGCGCCATGTGTACCAACCCCTCCCTGCTCTGCCTCGACGAGCCGGCGGCGGGGCTCAACCCGCGCGAGAGCGAGCAGCTTGCCGGGCTGGTGCGGCGGATCAAGGAGAGCGGCTGCACCGTGCTGCTGATCGAGCATGACATGGGCGTGGTGATGGGCATCTCGGACCGCGTGGTGGTGCTGGACCACGGCAAGCTGATCGCCGACGACGTGCCCGCGGCGGTGCGGCGCGACCCTGCGGTGATCGCCGCCTATCTCGGCGAGGGCGAGGAAGGCGAGGAGGAAAACGCGGCGTGA
- a CDS encoding ABC transporter permease subunit: MAYALQQLVNGVSLGMIYGLIAVGYTMVYGIVGMINFAHGDIFMIGAFSALIGLLLLSGGGWMTGGAAILLALVFSMAVTGLYGWTVERVAYRPLRGSFRLAPLISAIGMSILLQNFVQVSQGARVKPMEPLVPGGLNLFEQNGFVVQISWVQIAIMVVTLVVLGIFTLLVTRTSLGRAMRAVEQDRKMAALLGVNVDRTISLAFVTGAALAAVAGTLYLVRYGVIDFYIGFLAGVKAFTAAVLGGIGSLPGAVLGGLLIGLIETFWSAYFSVQYKDVAAFSILALTLLFLPTGLLGRHEVEKV, translated from the coding sequence TTGGCCTATGCGCTGCAGCAATTGGTGAACGGCGTCTCGCTCGGCATGATCTACGGGCTGATCGCCGTCGGCTACACGATGGTCTACGGCATCGTGGGCATGATCAACTTCGCCCATGGCGACATCTTCATGATCGGCGCCTTCTCGGCGCTGATCGGCCTGCTGCTGCTGTCGGGGGGCGGCTGGATGACCGGCGGGGCGGCGATCCTGCTGGCCCTGGTCTTCTCCATGGCCGTCACCGGCCTCTATGGCTGGACGGTGGAACGCGTGGCCTACCGGCCCCTGCGCGGCTCCTTCCGCCTGGCGCCGCTCATCAGCGCCATCGGCATGTCCATCCTGCTGCAGAACTTCGTGCAGGTGAGCCAGGGCGCGCGGGTGAAGCCGATGGAACCGCTGGTGCCGGGCGGGCTGAACCTGTTCGAGCAGAACGGCTTCGTGGTGCAGATCTCCTGGGTGCAGATCGCCATCATGGTGGTGACGCTGGTGGTGCTCGGCATCTTCACCCTCCTGGTGACGCGCACCTCGCTCGGCCGCGCCATGCGGGCGGTGGAGCAGGACCGCAAGATGGCCGCGCTGCTCGGCGTGAACGTGGACCGCACCATCTCGCTGGCCTTCGTGACCGGCGCCGCGCTCGCCGCCGTGGCCGGCACGCTCTACCTCGTGCGCTATGGCGTGATCGATTTCTACATCGGCTTCCTGGCCGGGGTGAAAGCCTTCACCGCCGCCGTGCTCGGGGGCATCGGCTCCCTGCCGGGCGCGGTGCTGGGCGGGCTGCTGATCGGGCTGATCGAGACCTTCTGGAGCGCCTATTTCTCCGTGCAGTACAAGGATGTCGCGGCCTTCTCGATCCTGGCGCTGACGCTGCTCTTCCTGCCCACCGGCCTGCTCGGCCGCCATGAGGTCGAGAAGGTATGA
- a CDS encoding phosphatidylserine decarboxylase: protein MSLIQSVKMVLAPPHPAGRPFIYIGLGVAVIGGMALGNWLFWLGLLFTAFCLYFFRDPERFPPPRPGLLIAPADGTVVSVAPAVPPVELGLGDTPRWRVAIFLSVLNVHVNRSPAEGVVTRIAYRPGKFLNASLDKASEDNERNAIAMRLEDGRQIAVVQIAGLIARRILCNVREGSSLMAGERFGIIRFGSRTDLYLPEGVRPLVAVGQTMVGGETVIADLSLPRPRDVAAGSDPDAVSGVG, encoded by the coding sequence ATGTCCCTCATCCAAAGCGTGAAGATGGTGCTGGCGCCGCCGCACCCGGCGGGCAGGCCCTTCATCTATATCGGCCTCGGCGTGGCGGTGATCGGGGGCATGGCCCTCGGCAACTGGCTGTTCTGGCTCGGCCTGCTGTTCACGGCCTTCTGCCTGTACTTCTTTCGCGATCCGGAGCGATTCCCGCCGCCCCGGCCGGGGCTGCTGATCGCGCCCGCCGACGGCACGGTGGTCTCGGTCGCCCCCGCCGTGCCACCCGTGGAACTCGGCCTGGGTGACACGCCGCGCTGGCGCGTGGCGATCTTCCTGTCCGTGCTGAACGTGCATGTGAACCGTTCCCCCGCCGAGGGCGTTGTCACCCGGATCGCCTACCGGCCCGGCAAGTTCCTCAATGCCAGCCTGGACAAGGCGAGCGAGGACAATGAACGGAACGCCATCGCCATGCGGCTGGAGGATGGGCGGCAGATCGCCGTGGTGCAGATCGCGGGCCTCATCGCCCGGCGCATCCTTTGCAACGTGCGGGAGGGCTCCAGCCTGATGGCGGGCGAGCGCTTCGGCATCATCCGCTTCGGCAGCCGCACCGACCTGTACCTGCCGGAAGGCGTCCGCCCCCTCGTGGCGGTGGGCCAGACCATGGTGGGCGGGGAAACCGTGATCGCCGACCTGTCCCTGCCGCGCCCGCGCGACGTGGCCGCCGGCTCCGATCCCGACGCCGTCTCGGGGGTGGGATGA
- the livM gene encoding high-affinity branched-chain amino acid ABC transporter permease LivM gives MSGNAPEDEVPGGAAALGGSAAGAPRPGGAGHLDDGVPAPGEAGGIPRPLPAAPPAGRLPERPLALGGALREAVLAALVALGLFVPLVGLRTDPGEGGLVLRTRWPDVAILVALTFAGRFLMALWHRRRRSAAQRAWSPRLPSWIGRVVAPLLLLLGLALPFLPGVGRYELDLAVLVATYVMLGWGLNIVVGLAGLLDLGYVAFYAVGAYAYALLALNFGLSFWICLPLAGILAAFWGVILGFPVLRLRGDYLAIVTLAFGEIIRIVLINWVSLTGGPNGLSGIPRPGFFGLDFGMGGGPDTFAGYFGLTPSPLHRVIFLYYLILALALLTNWVTLRLRRQPLGRAWEALREDEIAARALGINITTTKLTAFALGAMFGGFAGAFFATRQAFISPESFTFIESAIILAIVVLGGLGSQLGVAIAALVMIGGFEVFRDLQEWRMLVFGIAMVTIMVWRPRGLVSTRRPTVSLGKARAISGDLVGEGRG, from the coding sequence ATGAGCGGCAACGCGCCGGAAGACGAGGTCCCGGGCGGCGCGGCCGCGCTGGGCGGGTCGGCCGCGGGCGCACCGCGCCCCGGTGGCGCCGGACATCTGGACGACGGCGTGCCCGCGCCGGGCGAGGCGGGCGGCATCCCGCGCCCGCTGCCCGCAGCGCCGCCCGCCGGAAGGCTCCCGGAAAGACCCCTGGCCCTGGGGGGGGCACTGCGCGAGGCCGTGCTGGCCGCACTGGTGGCGCTGGGCCTCTTCGTGCCGCTGGTCGGGCTGCGCACGGACCCGGGCGAGGGCGGCCTCGTGCTGCGCACGCGCTGGCCGGATGTGGCGATCCTCGTCGCGCTCACCTTCGCCGGCCGCTTCCTCATGGCGCTCTGGCACCGGCGGCGGCGCTCCGCCGCGCAGCGCGCCTGGTCGCCGCGGCTTCCCTCCTGGATCGGGCGGGTGGTGGCGCCGCTGCTGCTCCTGCTGGGTCTCGCCCTGCCCTTCCTGCCAGGCGTGGGACGCTACGAGCTCGACCTCGCCGTGCTGGTGGCGACCTATGTGATGCTGGGCTGGGGGCTGAACATCGTGGTCGGCCTCGCCGGGCTGCTGGACCTCGGCTATGTCGCCTTCTACGCGGTCGGCGCCTATGCCTATGCGCTGCTGGCGCTGAATTTCGGCCTCAGCTTCTGGATCTGCCTGCCGCTCGCCGGCATCCTCGCCGCCTTCTGGGGCGTGATCCTGGGCTTTCCCGTGCTGCGCCTGCGGGGCGACTACCTCGCCATCGTGACCCTGGCCTTCGGCGAGATCATCCGTATCGTGCTGATCAACTGGGTCTCGCTCACCGGCGGCCCGAACGGGCTGTCGGGCATCCCGCGTCCCGGCTTCTTCGGGCTGGATTTCGGCATGGGCGGCGGGCCCGACACCTTCGCGGGCTATTTCGGCCTGACGCCCTCGCCGCTGCACCGGGTGATCTTCCTCTACTACCTGATCCTCGCTCTGGCGCTGCTGACCAACTGGGTGACGCTGCGGCTGCGGCGCCAGCCGCTGGGCCGCGCCTGGGAGGCACTGCGCGAGGACGAGATCGCGGCGCGCGCGCTCGGCATCAACATCACCACGACCAAGCTGACCGCCTTCGCGCTCGGCGCCATGTTCGGCGGCTTCGCCGGCGCCTTCTTCGCCACGCGCCAGGCCTTCATCAGCCCGGAAAGCTTCACCTTCATCGAGAGCGCCATCATCCTCGCCATCGTGGTGCTGGGCGGGCTGGGCTCGCAGCTCGGCGTGGCCATCGCGGCGCTGGTGATGATCGGCGGCTTCGAGGTGTTCCGCGACCTGCAGGAATGGCGGATGCTGGTCTTCGGCATCGCCATGGTGACCATCATGGTCTGGCGCCCGCGCGGGCTCGTCTCGACCCGCCGGCCCACCGTCTCGCTCGGCAAGGCGCGCGCCATTTCGGGCGATCTGGTCGGGGAGGGCCGGGGATGA
- a CDS encoding DUF6976 family protein has product MIVTPQEARRLIESGRPLLLTGAAGLLRDLPHGRWIGAGGDAHGDTGGDQLLTCLLPPPAREIRITRLPPGDAAGMARLGSGRGWLLTPGDRLARRLGQRPVWRAGARRAGDLILDGRCGMAHAGGALALTLRD; this is encoded by the coding sequence ATGATCGTCACGCCCCAGGAGGCCAGGCGGCTGATCGAAAGCGGGCGGCCGCTGCTGCTCACCGGCGCCGCCGGCCTCCTGCGCGACCTGCCGCATGGCCGCTGGATCGGCGCCGGCGGGGATGCCCATGGGGATACCGGCGGGGATCAGCTGCTCACCTGCCTGCTGCCGCCGCCGGCGCGCGAGATCCGGATCACCCGCCTGCCGCCCGGCGACGCCGCCGGGATGGCACGGCTGGGCTCCGGACGGGGCTGGCTGCTGACGCCGGGGGACCGTCTGGCCCGCCGGCTGGGGCAGCGCCCGGTCTGGCGGGCCGGGGCGCGGCGGGCGGGGGATCTGATTCTCGACGGACGCTGCGGCATGGCGCATGCCGGGGGCGCCCTCGCCCTGACGCTGCGGGATTGA
- a CDS encoding ABC transporter ATP-binding protein, with protein sequence MSMLELHGVSAAYGAVRALNDVTIHVNQGEIVALIGANGAGKSTLLMTICGSPRARSGRILFNGTDITGLPTHEVVRLGIAQSPEGRRIFPRMSVRENLLMGAQQFGHDPGPGMERAFQLFPRLKEREAQRGGTLSGGEQQMLAIARALMAQPRLLLLDEPSLGLAPLIVRGIFDAIRMLNETEGLTVLLVEQNANQALRLAHRGYVLVNGRITMEDTGRALLARPEVREAYLGG encoded by the coding sequence GTGAGCATGCTGGAGCTGCACGGCGTCTCCGCCGCCTATGGCGCGGTGCGGGCGCTGAACGACGTCACCATCCATGTGAACCAGGGGGAGATCGTGGCCCTGATCGGCGCCAATGGTGCCGGCAAGTCCACGCTGCTGATGACCATCTGCGGATCGCCCCGCGCGCGTTCCGGGCGCATCCTCTTCAACGGTACGGATATTACCGGCCTGCCGACGCATGAGGTGGTACGCCTCGGCATCGCGCAGTCGCCGGAAGGGCGCCGGATCTTCCCGCGCATGAGCGTGCGCGAGAACCTGCTGATGGGCGCGCAGCAGTTCGGCCACGATCCGGGGCCGGGCATGGAGCGGGCCTTCCAGCTCTTTCCCCGCCTCAAGGAGCGGGAGGCGCAGCGCGGCGGCACGCTCTCGGGCGGTGAGCAGCAGATGCTGGCCATCGCCCGCGCGCTGATGGCGCAGCCACGGCTTCTGCTGCTGGACGAGCCCTCCCTCGGACTCGCGCCGCTGATCGTGCGCGGGATCTTCGATGCCATCCGCATGCTGAACGAGACGGAGGGACTGACGGTGCTGCTGGTGGAGCAGAACGCCAATCAGGCGCTGCGCCTTGCCCATCGCGGCTATGTGCTGGTGAACGGGCGGATCACCATGGAGGATACCGGACGCGCCCTGCTGGCACGGCCGGAGGTGCGGGAGGCCTATCTGGGCGGCTGA
- a CDS encoding dienelactone hydrolase family protein codes for MAENTRGIATGTTTIQATDGSGGFSAYVARPTGREGPVGAVVMIQEIFGVNHAMRALCEWVADMGFLAISPDLFWRLEPGVELTDGSEKEWQRAFELMNAFDQAKGIEDLKATLAVARKMEGSNGKAGTMGFCLGGRLATMMALESDADCNICYYGVGLDGLLGAAQKIDRPLILHIAEKDRFVPPDAQAKIRAMLDGHPTATAYTYPGVDHAFARMGGHSWDGLAATIANGRSAELLQRCLA; via the coding sequence ATGGCCGAAAACACCAGGGGAATCGCCACCGGCACCACCACCATCCAGGCCACGGACGGCAGCGGCGGCTTCAGCGCCTATGTCGCCCGTCCCACGGGGCGGGAGGGTCCGGTGGGCGCGGTGGTCATGATCCAGGAGATCTTCGGGGTGAACCATGCCATGCGCGCGCTCTGCGAGTGGGTGGCGGATATGGGCTTCCTGGCCATCTCGCCCGACCTGTTCTGGCGCCTGGAGCCAGGCGTGGAACTGACCGACGGCTCGGAGAAGGAATGGCAGCGCGCCTTCGAACTGATGAACGCCTTCGACCAGGCGAAGGGGATCGAGGACCTCAAGGCCACCCTGGCCGTGGCGCGGAAGATGGAGGGCAGCAACGGCAAGGCGGGCACGATGGGCTTCTGCCTCGGCGGGCGGCTGGCCACGATGATGGCGCTGGAATCCGACGCCGACTGCAACATCTGCTATTACGGCGTGGGCCTCGACGGGCTGCTGGGCGCGGCGCAGAAGATCGACAGGCCGCTGATCCTGCATATCGCCGAGAAGGACCGCTTCGTGCCGCCGGACGCCCAGGCGAAGATCCGCGCCATGCTGGACGGACATCCGACCGCCACCGCCTATACCTATCCCGGCGTGGACCATGCCTTCGCCCGCATGGGCGGCCATTCCTGGGACGGGCTGGCCGCCACCATCGCCAATGGCCGCAGCGCCGAGTTGCTGCAGCGCTGCCTCGCCTGA
- a CDS encoding flavin reductase has protein sequence MDALRTQFRDAMSRLGAAVNIITTAGPAGRAGFTASAVCSVTDDPAMLLVCINRSSRAYPYVIQNGVMCVNVLGGPHRPVSDSFAGFTTTTMDERFGTGSWTVLSTGAPVLEGASASVDCVIEDVVEKGTHSVLFGAVKAIALGHSESALIWWGRDYRIVGTELA, from the coding sequence ATGGATGCCCTCCGCACACAGTTCCGCGATGCCATGTCGCGGCTGGGCGCCGCGGTGAACATCATCACCACCGCCGGCCCGGCGGGCCGGGCGGGCTTCACCGCCAGTGCGGTCTGCAGCGTGACGGACGACCCGGCCATGCTCCTGGTCTGCATCAACCGCAGCAGCCGCGCCTATCCCTATGTCATCCAGAACGGCGTGATGTGCGTGAACGTGCTAGGCGGGCCGCATAGGCCAGTCTCGGACAGCTTCGCCGGCTTCACCACCACCACGATGGACGAACGCTTCGGCACCGGGAGCTGGACGGTGCTGTCCACCGGCGCGCCGGTGCTGGAGGGGGCCTCGGCCTCGGTGGATTGCGTGATCGAGGACGTGGTCGAGAAGGGTACCCACAGCGTGCTCTTCGGCGCGGTGAAGGCCATCGCCCTCGGGCATTCGGAATCTGCACTGATCTGGTGGGGACGGGACTACCGCATCGTCGGCACCGAACTGGCCTGA
- a CDS encoding CDP-alcohol phosphatidyltransferase family protein — MNTARRFRLAARRRPRFQGLSFNRLLPNILTMIGLCVGLNAIRLAFEGRWPAAVALIVVAAFIDGIDGRLARLLKATSRFGAEFDSLSDFVCFGVAPGLILYLWSLDGARGVGFIPCVLFAVCMALRLARFNAAIDIGPVVTAKGVMPPPPKPAYAQSFFTGVPAPAGAGLALFPVFASLSFHEWGMTGMAAFLRHPLFVAIVLVLVAGLLVSTLPTWSFKNFKIPREAVLPLLLGAAAYAALLVTEPWAAIAAAGLIYVSLLPFSIRSYQRLKREAEEMRQPDPAPGMAADEG, encoded by the coding sequence ATGAACACGGCGCGGCGCTTCCGCCTGGCCGCGCGGCGGCGCCCGCGCTTCCAGGGGCTGAGCTTCAACCGGCTGCTGCCGAACATCCTGACGATGATCGGCCTCTGCGTCGGGCTGAACGCCATCCGCCTCGCCTTCGAGGGGCGCTGGCCGGCCGCGGTGGCGCTGATCGTGGTCGCCGCCTTCATCGACGGCATCGACGGGCGCCTCGCCCGCCTGCTGAAGGCCACCAGCCGCTTCGGCGCGGAGTTCGACAGCCTGTCGGATTTCGTCTGCTTCGGCGTGGCCCCGGGGCTGATCCTGTATCTCTGGTCGCTCGACGGCGCGCGCGGGGTCGGGTTCATCCCCTGCGTGCTGTTCGCTGTCTGCATGGCACTGCGGCTGGCGCGCTTCAACGCCGCCATCGATATCGGCCCGGTGGTCACGGCCAAGGGGGTGATGCCGCCGCCGCCGAAGCCCGCCTATGCGCAGTCCTTCTTCACCGGCGTGCCTGCCCCCGCCGGAGCGGGGCTGGCGCTTTTCCCGGTCTTCGCCTCGCTCTCCTTCCATGAGTGGGGCATGACCGGCATGGCCGCCTTCCTGCGCCATCCGCTCTTCGTGGCGATCGTGCTGGTGCTGGTGGCCGGGCTGCTGGTCAGCACCTTGCCGACCTGGAGCTTCAAGAACTTCAAGATCCCGCGCGAGGCGGTCCTGCCGCTGCTGCTGGGGGCGGCCGCCTATGCGGCCCTGCTGGTGACCGAGCCCTGGGCGGCGATCGCGGCGGCCGGGTTGATCTATGTCTCGCTCCTGCCCTTCTCGATCCGCTCCTATCAGCGCCTGAAGCGCGAGGCGGAGGAAATGCGGCAGCCGGACCCCGCGCCCGGCATGGCGGCGGACGAGGGCTGA